The Aeromicrobium sp. Leaf245 genome includes a region encoding these proteins:
- a CDS encoding DNA methyltransferase — protein MSSLHAGTASWSSEPGSGRGRSHGTSSREAFDRWFRYPAGFASDYVELLLDRLDLTDGTVIDCFAGSGVTGTAARSRGLSFAGIEAHPAVAELATLKLAPTATGQQVRALASELATKVRGGTGTRAKAGANIGDTEPDLVRRSFSQETLASLIALRDPIKQRIDEPAALYAKWALLATLRDVASVKVGWPYQRPGVARQPRHRDPVARFETRANLMADDLEATAGSPTPSKKISAQVIVGDSSDPAAWSQMTERGVACVASPPYLNNFDYADATRLELFFWGDVSTWGDMCREVRADMLTATTQQSSVGAKETALKELRGRSSDSVGPVSEIVALVDRMVETRLKREKRSKEYDQVAPAYFLSIWDILENLYRQLREDATALWLIGDSAPYGVYIDTPRIIGELAEIVGFSMMDDVRLRERGNRWGQNADRHKVPLTERLIVLTKPG, from the coding sequence ATGTCATCGCTGCATGCTGGGACCGCATCATGGTCGTCTGAACCCGGATCTGGGCGAGGGCGAAGTCACGGAACTAGCAGTCGTGAGGCCTTCGATCGTTGGTTCCGCTATCCTGCTGGGTTCGCAAGCGATTACGTCGAACTTCTCCTCGATCGGTTGGATCTGACTGACGGCACTGTGATCGATTGCTTCGCTGGATCTGGTGTTACAGGCACGGCCGCGCGCAGCCGCGGCCTGAGCTTCGCGGGGATCGAAGCGCATCCCGCCGTGGCGGAACTTGCGACCCTCAAGCTCGCGCCGACGGCCACGGGTCAGCAGGTCCGGGCCCTTGCTAGCGAGTTGGCGACCAAGGTTCGCGGCGGGACTGGCACGAGGGCGAAGGCAGGCGCCAACATCGGAGACACAGAGCCTGATCTCGTTCGACGAAGCTTCTCTCAGGAGACGTTGGCATCCCTAATTGCGCTGCGGGATCCGATCAAGCAGCGCATCGACGAGCCGGCCGCGCTTTACGCGAAGTGGGCACTTCTAGCGACCTTGCGAGACGTTGCCAGCGTCAAGGTCGGATGGCCATATCAGCGCCCTGGCGTTGCGCGGCAACCTCGGCATAGGGATCCGGTCGCCCGTTTCGAGACCCGCGCGAACCTGATGGCCGACGATCTCGAAGCCACCGCTGGGTCACCTACGCCATCGAAGAAGATTTCGGCCCAGGTGATAGTCGGAGATTCTTCCGACCCTGCGGCCTGGAGCCAGATGACTGAGCGAGGCGTCGCGTGCGTCGCGTCACCGCCGTACCTCAATAACTTTGACTATGCGGACGCCACTCGGCTCGAGCTCTTCTTCTGGGGAGATGTTTCGACATGGGGTGACATGTGCCGGGAAGTTCGAGCGGACATGTTGACGGCGACCACGCAACAATCTTCAGTGGGCGCAAAGGAGACTGCGCTCAAGGAACTGCGCGGGCGGTCGAGTGACTCTGTCGGTCCGGTCAGCGAAATAGTCGCGCTCGTCGATCGGATGGTCGAAACAAGACTGAAGCGCGAGAAGCGGTCGAAGGAGTACGACCAGGTCGCCCCTGCGTACTTTCTCTCGATCTGGGACATCCTCGAAAATCTGTACCGACAGTTGCGAGAGGATGCCACGGCCCTTTGGCTGATTGGCGACAGTGCCCCCTACGGGGTCTATATCGACACCCCGCGCATCATCGGTGAGCTTGCGGAGATCGTTGGTTTCTCGATGATGGACGATGTCCGCCTTCGAGAGCGGGGAAACCGTTGGGGACAGAATGCGGACCGCCACAAGGTTCCTCTGACGGAGCGTCTGATCGTCCTCACGAAACCGGGCTGA
- a CDS encoding SIR2 family protein has protein sequence MFVLNRSEKDWEAPNGPISNDRHDLVMGLLDSATAAKILPASVVIELDADNRVQARLAGHTTPIEPSLLPILRAAAVVASNAYDEHSLVLMAVEVAPTDASRRPLLWNLLNFDPVDLNINGSGTTIVPILGASLDPQTDYMRTPPIRYVIRWDRVLRRSTESQDIAVTRIAAVNDRPLVLFLGAGASASSDIPLGNHYRDVALEDLVGQSTDKTVAAEKLFDLLHDRGHLLAGEDSLDGFVETLTLERVLLETFNQLGFRPRTDAPVIQEIINDCDTALGYVRPGRKALRQLAKDLPGRLIVMTVNFDRLIEDGLPVDHSLFFRPEDYTDSTKVADLISYAKGDSSKPMPILKLHGSIVDPDSLIATIDTTSAGLHDDVLAVLNQLLDETDKPLRWVWVGCSMRDRDMNRWLGGLGANALDEWWVDPLPGASLDSFFDEQRSPRWSPLGMTLQDRLIIDSADGFLRKLSDEVGGI, from the coding sequence ATGTTCGTGCTCAACCGGTCTGAGAAGGACTGGGAGGCGCCGAACGGCCCAATCTCTAACGACCGTCACGACCTGGTCATGGGCCTGCTTGATTCTGCGACGGCAGCAAAGATCCTGCCTGCGAGTGTCGTTATTGAACTCGACGCGGACAATCGCGTCCAAGCCCGGCTAGCGGGGCATACGACTCCCATCGAACCGTCGTTGCTACCGATACTCCGTGCGGCAGCGGTCGTGGCAAGCAACGCGTATGACGAGCACAGTCTCGTACTGATGGCGGTCGAAGTTGCGCCGACAGATGCGAGTCGGCGTCCACTGCTGTGGAACTTGTTGAATTTCGACCCAGTCGATCTCAATATCAACGGATCTGGGACCACAATTGTCCCCATCCTTGGTGCTAGCCTCGACCCGCAGACTGACTACATGCGAACTCCACCAATTCGTTATGTCATCCGGTGGGATCGAGTTCTGAGGCGCTCGACGGAGAGTCAGGACATTGCGGTCACGAGAATCGCCGCCGTTAACGACCGTCCTCTCGTGCTCTTCCTCGGGGCAGGCGCGTCCGCATCATCAGATATCCCTCTCGGAAACCATTACCGAGACGTTGCTCTCGAAGATCTAGTTGGCCAAAGCACGGACAAAACCGTTGCCGCCGAAAAACTGTTCGATCTTCTTCATGACCGGGGTCACCTCCTCGCAGGCGAGGACTCACTTGACGGCTTCGTCGAAACCCTGACGTTGGAGCGAGTGCTACTTGAGACGTTCAATCAACTCGGCTTCCGGCCTCGGACAGACGCACCAGTCATTCAAGAGATCATCAATGATTGCGACACTGCACTGGGGTACGTGCGGCCCGGTCGCAAGGCCCTTCGGCAGTTGGCGAAGGATCTACCTGGCCGTCTCATCGTGATGACCGTTAACTTCGATCGGCTGATCGAGGACGGCCTGCCAGTCGACCACTCCCTCTTTTTTCGGCCTGAGGACTACACAGATTCCACCAAAGTCGCTGATCTAATTAGCTACGCCAAGGGCGACAGCAGCAAGCCTATGCCGATTCTGAAACTGCACGGGTCGATCGTCGACCCGGACTCTCTAATCGCGACTATCGATACTACGTCCGCTGGCTTGCACGACGACGTCCTCGCAGTGTTGAACCAGTTGCTCGACGAGACTGACAAGCCGCTTCGGTGGGTCTGGGTGGGATGTAGCATGCGGGATCGTGACATGAATCGATGGCTGGGCGGCTTAGGGGCGAATGCACTCGACGAGTGGTGGGTCGATCCGCTTCCCGGCGCCTCGCTCGATTCCTTCTTTGATGAACAGCGCTCACCGCGTTGGTCTCCGTTGGGGATGACGTTGCAGGACCGCTTGATCATCGACAGCGCAGATGGCTTCCTTCGAAAGCTCTCGGACGAGGTTGGAGGCATTTAG
- a CDS encoding MFS transporter, whose translation MTDTTPDAGNHVTEPEDLAPETNRRLGWALVIICIAQLMVVLDATIANIALPYIAADLRIGEANLQWIVTGYALAFGGLLLLGGRLADLYGRRRIFITGLIVFAVASALGGLAQNEPMLLASRGLQGIGAAMAAPAALALITTTFPAGPLRNRAFSVYAALSGVGAAIGLILGGWLTGLELGSLEGWRLTFLINVPIGLVAAFLAPRFLPESKPQRLALDIPGALSGTLGLAALVFGLSRAGDERYGWGDTSTIVSLVVAAVLLVGFIVIERSVKSPLLPLSIFASRARSVAFASMMITPAAMFAMFFFLSLFVQNVLGYSPLHTGFAFLPFTVGIVFGATLSSKLIARIDPRFIAGVGTILAGIALFGFSRISVDDSPANLLRIAGGSGSLSDDVNYWTAIAPFIVLMAFGMGLVFVTMTLVAVHGIPSEESGIGSGVLNTMQQVGGAIGLAALSTVALHFSTNRGEDIGGAIQAASGSGGAPAPDVAERLNELIGQAAFTEGATNAFLVGAFMIWTASAIIWLLLNVKHDELATDGPEGVAA comes from the coding sequence ATGACCGACACCACCCCCGACGCCGGGAATCACGTCACAGAACCGGAGGACCTCGCGCCTGAGACCAACCGCAGGCTGGGCTGGGCGCTGGTCATCATCTGCATCGCGCAGCTGATGGTCGTGCTCGACGCGACGATCGCCAACATCGCCCTGCCCTACATCGCAGCCGACCTGCGGATCGGCGAGGCGAACCTGCAGTGGATCGTGACGGGCTACGCCCTCGCATTCGGTGGCCTGCTGCTCCTCGGCGGCCGCCTGGCTGACCTCTACGGACGGCGCCGGATCTTCATCACCGGCCTCATCGTCTTCGCCGTCGCCTCGGCGCTCGGTGGCCTGGCCCAGAACGAGCCGATGCTGCTCGCGTCGCGTGGGCTGCAGGGCATCGGCGCGGCCATGGCCGCGCCCGCCGCCCTGGCCTTGATCACCACCACCTTCCCCGCCGGACCGCTGCGCAACCGGGCCTTCAGCGTCTACGCCGCCCTGTCGGGGGTGGGCGCGGCGATCGGCCTGATCCTCGGCGGCTGGCTGACCGGGCTGGAGCTGGGCAGCCTCGAGGGCTGGCGGCTGACGTTCCTCATCAACGTGCCGATCGGCCTCGTGGCGGCGTTCCTCGCGCCGCGGTTCCTGCCCGAGAGCAAGCCGCAGCGCCTCGCCCTCGACATCCCGGGCGCGCTCAGCGGCACCCTCGGCCTGGCCGCGCTGGTCTTCGGCCTCTCCCGGGCCGGCGACGAGCGCTACGGCTGGGGTGACACCTCGACCATCGTGTCGCTGGTCGTCGCGGCGGTGCTGCTCGTCGGATTCATCGTGATCGAACGCTCCGTCAAGAGCCCGCTGCTGCCCCTGAGCATCTTCGCCAGCCGGGCCCGCTCGGTGGCGTTCGCCTCCATGATGATCACCCCGGCAGCCATGTTCGCGATGTTCTTCTTCCTGTCGCTGTTCGTGCAAAACGTGCTCGGGTACAGCCCGCTGCACACCGGCTTCGCGTTCCTGCCGTTCACGGTCGGCATCGTCTTCGGCGCCACCCTGTCGTCGAAGCTGATCGCCCGTATCGACCCCCGGTTCATCGCCGGGGTCGGCACCATCCTGGCCGGCATCGCCCTGTTCGGCTTCTCGCGGATCAGCGTCGACGACAGCCCCGCCAACCTGCTGCGGATCGCTGGCGGCAGCGGGTCGTTGAGCGACGACGTGAACTACTGGACCGCCATCGCACCGTTCATCGTCCTGATGGCCTTCGGCATGGGCCTGGTCTTCGTGACCATGACCCTCGTGGCCGTGCACGGCATCCCCTCGGAGGAGTCCGGCATCGGCTCGGGCGTGCTCAACACCATGCAGCAGGTGGGTGGCGCCATCGGCCTGGCCGCACTGTCGACCGTGGCCCTGCACTTCTCCACCAACCGTGGCGAGGACATCGGCGGCGCCATCCAGGCGGCGTCAGGTTCAGGGGGCGCCCCCGCGCCCGACGTCGCGGAGCGCCTCAACGAACTCATCGGCCAGGCCGCCTTCACCGAGGGCGCAACGAACGCGTTCCTCGTCGGCGCCTTCATGATCTGGACCGCCTCGGCCATCATCTGGCTCCTGCTCAACGTCAAGCACGACGAGCTCGCCACCGACGGCCCGGAGGGGGTCGCCGCCTGA
- a CDS encoding TetR/AcrR family transcriptional regulator — translation MTPAEAAAAARPRVEGEREHEILEAALDVLADVGYDRLTMDAVAAAARASKATLYRRWETKASLVLEAVLAQKGPLPALPDTGTLRGDLIASHCGRGGLTDERQIAIFSGVLTALGRDAEFADGFRTRFLGPKVEATQELFTRARERGEIRDDVDLDIVGSALAGIVLHREFVMGEVPTPERITAVIDQVILPAVLRHSPIQTPKDPS, via the coding sequence ATGACCCCGGCAGAAGCCGCAGCCGCAGCTCGTCCTCGCGTGGAGGGCGAGCGTGAGCACGAGATCCTCGAGGCTGCGCTCGACGTCCTCGCCGACGTCGGCTACGACCGCCTGACGATGGACGCCGTGGCCGCGGCCGCTCGGGCATCCAAGGCCACGCTGTACCGCCGGTGGGAGACCAAGGCGAGCCTCGTCCTCGAGGCGGTCCTCGCCCAGAAGGGCCCTCTTCCCGCCCTTCCCGACACCGGCACCCTGCGCGGCGACCTCATCGCCTCGCACTGCGGCCGCGGAGGCCTGACCGACGAACGTCAGATCGCCATCTTCAGCGGCGTGCTCACGGCTCTCGGCCGCGACGCCGAGTTCGCCGACGGCTTCCGCACCCGGTTCCTCGGCCCCAAGGTCGAGGCGACCCAGGAGCTGTTCACCCGGGCGCGCGAGCGCGGCGAGATCCGCGACGACGTCGACCTCGACATCGTCGGGTCGGCCCTCGCCGGCATCGTGCTGCACCGCGAGTTCGTCATGGGCGAAGTGCCCACCCCCGAGAGGATCACCGCCGTCATCGACCAGGTGATCCTCCCCGCCGTCCTGCGCCACTCCCCCATCCAGACCCCGAAGGACCCCTCATGA